The following proteins are co-located in the Carassius gibelio isolate Cgi1373 ecotype wild population from Czech Republic chromosome A9, carGib1.2-hapl.c, whole genome shotgun sequence genome:
- the tfcp2l1 gene encoding transcription factor CP2-like protein 1 isoform X1, with protein sequence MLFWHSHPETYQQHAQNNFIRDALAPFLKHEEEQQSTEIRVSPFHYVLCAATSPAVKLQEETLTYLNQGQSYEIRMLNRKLVEYTDISSKHIKSIVRVVFHDRRLQYTEHQQLEGWRWNRPGDRILDIDIPLSVGIIEPRAHPLQLNTIEFLWDPDKNASVFIQVNCISTEFTPRKHGGEKGVPFRIQIDTFAVGEHGEYSEHMLSASCQVKVFKPKGADRKLKTDREKIEKKSPQDRDKYQPSYKTTVLTECSPWPEAPSVSRTSNTPSPGYHSAHTSYSFPEENCSPDQQEELHLPSCSDHLLPSSSMQDTQQWLHSNRFSSFCRLFSGFSGSDLLKMSREDLIQICGAADGIRLFNAIKGRCIQPRLTVYVSQLQNRNQLHTKTAGEDVYHALYLEDLTVLELTEKIANLYNVPSQQILCVYRQGPTGIHVLVSDEMVQNFTEESSFIISTMKDECNDGYHVVLK encoded by the exons ATGCTGTTTTGGCACAGCCATCCTGAAACCTATCAACAGCACGCGCAAAATAATTTTATAAG AGATGCTCTTGCTCCGTTTCTCAAACATGAAGAGGAGCAGCAGTCCACAGAGATCCGAGTGTCTCCTTTTCATTACGTGCTTTGTGCAGCCACATCTCCAGCTGTCAAACTCCAGGAGGAAACACTCACATATCTGAATCAAG GTCAGTCCTATGAAATCCGTATGCTTAACAGGAAACTAGTGGAGTATACAGATATAAGCAGTAAACACATAAAG AGTATTGTGCGTGTAGTTTTCCATGACCGGCGGCTGCAGTACACAGAGCATCAGCAGCTGGagggatggaggtggaaccgtcCAGGAGACAGAATCTTGGATATAG ATATCCCATTGTCAGTGGGCATAATAGAGCCTCGAGCCCACCCACTGCAGCTCAACACCATAGAGTTTCTCTGGGATCCTGACAAAAATGCCTCCGTGTTCATTCAG GTAAACTGCATTAGCACTGAGTTCACTCCTAGAAAACATGGTGGAGAGAAGGGTGTCCCCTTCCGCATTCAGATAGACACCTTCGCAGTCGGCGAGCACGGAGAATACTCTGAACACATGCTCTCTGCCAGCTGCCAGGTCAAAGTCTTCAAG CCAAAAGGTGCAGACCGCAAGCTCAAGACTGACAGAGAGAAGATTGAGAAAAAGAGTCCTCAGGATAGAGACAAATATCAACCATCCTATAAAACGACAGTGCTGACTGAG TGCTCCCCTTGGCCTGAAGCCCCATCAGTCAGCAGAACAAGCAACACTCCATCTCCTGGTTATCACAGCGCTCACACTTCTTACAGCTTCCCAGAGGA AAACTGCTCTCCAGACCAGCAGGAGGAGCTACATTTGCCCAGCTGTTCTGAT CACTTGTTGCCATCGTCATCCATGCAGGATACGCAGCAGTGGCTCCATAGTAATAGGTTCTCCTCTTTCTGCAGGCTCTTCTCTGGCTTCTCAG GTTCTGATCTGCTTAAAATGAGTAGagaagatttgattcagatctgtGGTGCTGCTGACGGCATCCGTCTTTTCAATGCAATCAAAGGAAG GTGTATACAACCTCGTCTCACCGTCTATGTATCCCAGCTACAGAACAGGAACCAGCTGCACACCAAAACAGCTGGTGAGGATG TGTACCATGCTCTCTACCTAGAGGACCTAACTGTCCTTGAGCTCACTGAGAAGATAGCCAATCTATATAATGTTCCCTCACAGCAAATACTTTGCGTATACAGACAGGGGCCGACGGGGATCCACGTCTTGGTCTCAGATGAG atggtgCAGAATTTTACAGAAGAGTCTAGCTTCATTATCAGCACTATGAAAG ATGAATGTAATGATGGCTACCATGTTGTGCTGAAGTGA
- the LOC128020022 gene encoding coiled-coil domain-containing protein 93-like isoform X1, with protein sequence MTQVSEEEDLQAAEELRIKALLTGMAAMATEEGKLSASTVGQIVGLQSEEIKQIDTEYAEKSAQWRIGQRDLDLFSNTGDNWRHSTNKSLRKQKNWKSCTQHEARATCEDAKTTKKN encoded by the exons ATGACCCAGGTGTCTGAAGAAGAGGACCTGCAGGCAGCAGAGGAG CTCAGAATCAAAGCCCTGTTGACTGGAATGGCTGCCATGGCAACAGAGGAG gGGAAGTTGTCAGCCAGCACAGTGGGGCAGATTGTTGGACTGCAGTCTGAGGAGATCAAGCAAATTGACACTGAATATGCCGAGAAG AGCGCTCAGTGGAGGATCGGCCAGAGAGATTTGGACCTGTTCAGCAACACCGGCGACAACTGGCGTCACTCAACAAACAAATCACTCAGAAAACAAAAGAACTGGAAGAG CTGCACACAGCATGAAGCCAGAGCGACCTGTGAGGATGctaaaactactaaaaaaaaCTAG
- the tfcp2l1 gene encoding transcription factor CP2-like protein 1 isoform X4 codes for MLFWHSHPETYQQHAQNNFIRDALAPFLKHEEEQQSTEIRVSPFHYVLCAATSPAVKLQEETLTYLNQGQSYEIRMLNRKLVEYTDISSKHIKSIVRVVFHDRRLQYTEHQQLEGWRWNRPGDRILDIDIPLSVGIIEPRAHPLQLNTIEFLWDPDKNASVFIQVNCISTEFTPRKHGGEKGVPFRIQIDTFAVGEHGEYSEHMLSASCQVKVFKPKGADRKLKTDREKIEKKSPQDRDKYQPSYKTTVLTECSPWPEAPSVSRTSNTPSPGYHSAHTSYSFPEENCSPDQQEELHLPSCSDHLLPSSSMQDTQQWLHSNRFSSFCRLFSGFSGSDLLKMSREDLIQICGAADGIRLFNAIKGRCIQPRLTVYVSQLQNRNQLHTKTADRGRRGSTSWSQMRWCRILQKSLASLSAL; via the exons ATGCTGTTTTGGCACAGCCATCCTGAAACCTATCAACAGCACGCGCAAAATAATTTTATAAG AGATGCTCTTGCTCCGTTTCTCAAACATGAAGAGGAGCAGCAGTCCACAGAGATCCGAGTGTCTCCTTTTCATTACGTGCTTTGTGCAGCCACATCTCCAGCTGTCAAACTCCAGGAGGAAACACTCACATATCTGAATCAAG GTCAGTCCTATGAAATCCGTATGCTTAACAGGAAACTAGTGGAGTATACAGATATAAGCAGTAAACACATAAAG AGTATTGTGCGTGTAGTTTTCCATGACCGGCGGCTGCAGTACACAGAGCATCAGCAGCTGGagggatggaggtggaaccgtcCAGGAGACAGAATCTTGGATATAG ATATCCCATTGTCAGTGGGCATAATAGAGCCTCGAGCCCACCCACTGCAGCTCAACACCATAGAGTTTCTCTGGGATCCTGACAAAAATGCCTCCGTGTTCATTCAG GTAAACTGCATTAGCACTGAGTTCACTCCTAGAAAACATGGTGGAGAGAAGGGTGTCCCCTTCCGCATTCAGATAGACACCTTCGCAGTCGGCGAGCACGGAGAATACTCTGAACACATGCTCTCTGCCAGCTGCCAGGTCAAAGTCTTCAAG CCAAAAGGTGCAGACCGCAAGCTCAAGACTGACAGAGAGAAGATTGAGAAAAAGAGTCCTCAGGATAGAGACAAATATCAACCATCCTATAAAACGACAGTGCTGACTGAG TGCTCCCCTTGGCCTGAAGCCCCATCAGTCAGCAGAACAAGCAACACTCCATCTCCTGGTTATCACAGCGCTCACACTTCTTACAGCTTCCCAGAGGA AAACTGCTCTCCAGACCAGCAGGAGGAGCTACATTTGCCCAGCTGTTCTGAT CACTTGTTGCCATCGTCATCCATGCAGGATACGCAGCAGTGGCTCCATAGTAATAGGTTCTCCTCTTTCTGCAGGCTCTTCTCTGGCTTCTCAG GTTCTGATCTGCTTAAAATGAGTAGagaagatttgattcagatctgtGGTGCTGCTGACGGCATCCGTCTTTTCAATGCAATCAAAGGAAG GTGTATACAACCTCGTCTCACCGTCTATGTATCCCAGCTACAGAACAGGAACCAGCTGCACACCAAAACAGCTG ACAGGGGCCGACGGGGATCCACGTCTTGGTCTCAGATGAG atggtgCAGAATTTTACAGAAGAGTCTAGCTTCATTATCAGCACTATGA
- the LOC128020022 gene encoding coiled-coil domain-containing protein 93-like isoform X2, with product MTQVSEEEDLQAAEELRIKALLTGMAAMATEEGKLSASTVGQIVGLQSEEIKQIDTEYAEKIERSVEDRPERFGPVQQHRRQLASLNKQITQKTKELEELHTA from the exons ATGACCCAGGTGTCTGAAGAAGAGGACCTGCAGGCAGCAGAGGAG CTCAGAATCAAAGCCCTGTTGACTGGAATGGCTGCCATGGCAACAGAGGAG gGGAAGTTGTCAGCCAGCACAGTGGGGCAGATTGTTGGACTGCAGTCTGAGGAGATCAAGCAAATTGACACTGAATATGCCGAGAAG ATAGAGCGCTCAGTGGAGGATCGGCCAGAGAGATTTGGACCTGTTCAGCAACACCGGCGACAACTGGCGTCACTCAACAAACAAATCACTCAGAAAACAAAAGAACTGGAAGAG CTGCACACAGCATGA
- the tfcp2l1 gene encoding transcription factor CP2-like protein 1 isoform X3, translating into MLFWHSHPETYQQHAQNNFIRDALAPFLKHEEEQQSTEIRVSPFHYVLCAATSPAVKLQEETLTYLNQGQSYEIRMLNRKLVEYTDISSKHIKSIVRVVFHDRRLQYTEHQQLEGWRWNRPGDRILDIDIPLSVGIIEPRAHPLQLNTIEFLWDPDKNASVFIQVNCISTEFTPRKHGGEKGVPFRIQIDTFAVGEHGEYSEHMLSASCQVKVFKPKGADRKLKTDREKIEKKSPQDRDKYQPSYKTTVLTECSPWPEAPSVSRTSNTPSPGYHSAHTSYSFPEENCSPDQQEELHLPSCSDHLLPSSSMQDTQQWLHSNRFSSFCRLFSGFSGSDLLKMSREDLIQICGAADGIRLFNAIKGRCIQPRLTVYVSQLQNRNQLHTKTAGEDDRGRRGSTSWSQMRWCRILQKSLASLSAL; encoded by the exons ATGCTGTTTTGGCACAGCCATCCTGAAACCTATCAACAGCACGCGCAAAATAATTTTATAAG AGATGCTCTTGCTCCGTTTCTCAAACATGAAGAGGAGCAGCAGTCCACAGAGATCCGAGTGTCTCCTTTTCATTACGTGCTTTGTGCAGCCACATCTCCAGCTGTCAAACTCCAGGAGGAAACACTCACATATCTGAATCAAG GTCAGTCCTATGAAATCCGTATGCTTAACAGGAAACTAGTGGAGTATACAGATATAAGCAGTAAACACATAAAG AGTATTGTGCGTGTAGTTTTCCATGACCGGCGGCTGCAGTACACAGAGCATCAGCAGCTGGagggatggaggtggaaccgtcCAGGAGACAGAATCTTGGATATAG ATATCCCATTGTCAGTGGGCATAATAGAGCCTCGAGCCCACCCACTGCAGCTCAACACCATAGAGTTTCTCTGGGATCCTGACAAAAATGCCTCCGTGTTCATTCAG GTAAACTGCATTAGCACTGAGTTCACTCCTAGAAAACATGGTGGAGAGAAGGGTGTCCCCTTCCGCATTCAGATAGACACCTTCGCAGTCGGCGAGCACGGAGAATACTCTGAACACATGCTCTCTGCCAGCTGCCAGGTCAAAGTCTTCAAG CCAAAAGGTGCAGACCGCAAGCTCAAGACTGACAGAGAGAAGATTGAGAAAAAGAGTCCTCAGGATAGAGACAAATATCAACCATCCTATAAAACGACAGTGCTGACTGAG TGCTCCCCTTGGCCTGAAGCCCCATCAGTCAGCAGAACAAGCAACACTCCATCTCCTGGTTATCACAGCGCTCACACTTCTTACAGCTTCCCAGAGGA AAACTGCTCTCCAGACCAGCAGGAGGAGCTACATTTGCCCAGCTGTTCTGAT CACTTGTTGCCATCGTCATCCATGCAGGATACGCAGCAGTGGCTCCATAGTAATAGGTTCTCCTCTTTCTGCAGGCTCTTCTCTGGCTTCTCAG GTTCTGATCTGCTTAAAATGAGTAGagaagatttgattcagatctgtGGTGCTGCTGACGGCATCCGTCTTTTCAATGCAATCAAAGGAAG GTGTATACAACCTCGTCTCACCGTCTATGTATCCCAGCTACAGAACAGGAACCAGCTGCACACCAAAACAGCTGGTGAGGATG ACAGGGGCCGACGGGGATCCACGTCTTGGTCTCAGATGAG atggtgCAGAATTTTACAGAAGAGTCTAGCTTCATTATCAGCACTATGA
- the LOC128020019 gene encoding ATP-dependent RNA helicase DDX18, giving the protein MADMQMKILRKKIQKRNDKNKQRKLLRAQKEEDEEENAREVKAVLEGSEVTGDSDPNLTESVSSEEIQTSQKIKKKKKKRKLDATGELTSGVKKVKKQDEVKATTEKEQERDEKQEECEEVPENGNDDKEGSAEEDDSDEDGPQLPSGLTGAFEDTSFASLAEVVSENTLKGVKEMGFETMTEIQHKAIRPLLEGRDVLAAAKTGSGKTLAFLIPAIELIYKLRFMPRNGTGVVILSPTRELAMQTYGVLKELMTHHVHTYGLIMGGSNRSAEAQKLANGVNIVVATPGRLLDHLQNTPGFMFKNLQCLIIDEADRILEVGFEEELKQIIKLLPKKRQTMLFSATQTRKVEDLARISLKKEPLYVGVDDNKDTATVDGLEQGYVVCPSEKRFLLLFTFLKKNRKKKLMVFFSSCMSVKYHYELLNYIDLPVMAIHGKQKQTKRTTTFFQFCNADSGILLCTDVAARGLDIPEVDWIVQYDPPDDPKEYIHRVGRTARGINGRGHALLILRPEELGFLRFLKQAKVPLSEFEFSWTKISDIQSQLEKLIEKNYYLHKSAQEAYKSYVRAYDSHSLKQIYNVGTLDLPKVAVSFGFKVPPFVDLNVHSSKGAKMQKRGGGGGFGYQKSKNVNKAKIFKHVSKRKGDGRQFSR; this is encoded by the exons ATGGCGGACATGCAGATGAAGATTCTCCGCAAGAAAATTCAGAAgagaaatgataaaaataaacaacgcAAATTGCTCCGAGCTCAGAAGGaagaagacgaagaagaaaacGCCAGAG AGGTGAAGGCTGTGTTGGAGGGATCTGAAGTGACCGGTGATTCTGATCCAAACCTCACTGAAAGTGTCTCCTCTGAAGAGATCCAAACCTCACAGAAaatcaagaagaagaaaaagaaaagaaaattggaTGCCACAGGGGAACTAACATCTG GTGTGAAAAAGGTCAAAAAACAGGATGAAGTTAAAGCGACAACAGAAAAAGAGCAAGAGAGGGATGAGAAACAGGAGGAATGTGAAGAGGTGCCAGAGAATGGAAACGATGACAAAGAGGGTTCAGCTGAGGAGGATGATAGTGATGAAGATGGACCGCAGCTTCCTTCTGGTCTGACAG GTGCTTTTGAGGACACGTCATTTGCATCTTTGGCTGAAGTGGTCAGTGAGAATACACTGAAGGGAGTGAAGGAAATGGGCTTTGAAACCATGACTGAGATCCAGCACAAGGCCATACGACCGCTGCTGGAGGGAAG AGATGTGTTGGCTGCAGCTAAAACAGGAAGTGGGAAAACTCTAGCTTTCCTGATTCCTGCCATAGAGCTAATCTACAAACTCCGATTTATGCCCAGAAATG ggacgGGAGTGGTTATTTTGTCTCCCACTCGTGAGTTGGCCATGCAGACGTATGGTGTGCTGAAGGAGCTGATGACTCATCATGTGCACACGTACGGCCTCATCATGGGCGGCAGCAACCGTTCTGCTGAAGCCCAGAAACTCGCCAATGGAGTCAACATCGTGGTTGCTACACCTGGCAGACTTCTCGATCACCTGCAG AACACCCCCGGGTTCATGTTTAAGAACCTTCAGTGTCTGATCATTGACGAGGCTGACAGGATTCTAGAGGTTGGCTTTGAGGAAGAACTGAAGCAGATCATCAAACTCCTGCCTA aAAAAAGACAGACCATGTTATTTTCCGCAACACAGACACGTAAGGTGGAGGATCTTGCACGGATCTCGCTCAAGAAGGAGCCGCTGTATGTGGGGGTGGACGACAACAAAGACACAGCCACCGTGGATGGACTAGAACAG GGATATGTTGTATGCCCTTCGGAAAAACGCTTCCTGCTGCTCTTCACGTTTTTGAAGAAGAACCGTAAGAAGAAGCTGATGGTGTTCTTCTCCTCTTGCATGTCTGTGAAGTACCACTATGAGCTGCTCAATTACATCGATCTGCCTGTCATGGCCATTCAC GGGAAGCAGAAACAGACGAAGAGAACTACAACGTTTTTCCAGTTCTGTAATGCAGACTCTGGTATTCTCCTCTGTACGGACGTGGCTGCCAGAGGTCTCGATATCCCAGAGGTGGACTGGATTGTTCAGTACGACCCTCCCGATGATCCAAAG GAGTACATCCACCGTGTGGGACGAACAGCTCGTGGTATTAATGGTAGAGGACATGCCCTCCTGATCCTAAGACCAGAGGAGCTCGGCTTTTTACGATTCCTCAAACAGGCCAAA GTCCCTCTGAGTGAGTTTGAGTTCTCCTGGACTAAAATCTCTGATATTCAATCTCAG TTGGAGAAGCTGATAGAGAAAAACTACTACCTTCACAAATCGGCTCAGGAGGCCTACAAATCCTACGTCAGAGCTTACGACTCTCATTCCCTCAAACAAATCTATAATGTAGGGACGTTAGACCTCCCGAAAGTGGCAGTGTCCTTTGGGTTTAAAGTGCCGCCTTTTGTGGACCTCA ACGTCCACAGCAGTAAAGGCGCGAAGATGCAGAAGCGAGGTGGTGGCGGAGGCTTCGGCTACCAGAAATCTAAGAATGTCAACAAGGCCAAGATCTTCAAACATGTCAGCAAAAGGAAAGGAGACGGCAGACAGTTCTCCCGCTGA
- the tfcp2l1 gene encoding transcription factor CP2-like protein 1 isoform X2: MLFWHSHPETYQQHAQNNFIRDALAPFLKHEEEQQSTEIRVSPFHYVLCAATSPAVKLQEETLTYLNQGQSYEIRMLNRKLVEYTDISSKHIKSIVRVVFHDRRLQYTEHQQLEGWRWNRPGDRILDIDIPLSVGIIEPRAHPLQLNTIEFLWDPDKNASVFIQVNCISTEFTPRKHGGEKGVPFRIQIDTFAVGEHGEYSEHMLSASCQVKVFKPKGADRKLKTDREKIEKKSPQDRDKYQPSYKTTVLTECSPWPEAPSVSRTSNTPSPGYHSAHTSYSFPEENCSPDQQEELHLPSCSDHLLPSSSMQDTQQWLHSNRFSSFCRLFSGFSGSDLLKMSREDLIQICGAADGIRLFNAIKGRCIQPRLTVYVSQLQNRNQLHTKTAVYHALYLEDLTVLELTEKIANLYNVPSQQILCVYRQGPTGIHVLVSDEMVQNFTEESSFIISTMKDECNDGYHVVLK; this comes from the exons ATGCTGTTTTGGCACAGCCATCCTGAAACCTATCAACAGCACGCGCAAAATAATTTTATAAG AGATGCTCTTGCTCCGTTTCTCAAACATGAAGAGGAGCAGCAGTCCACAGAGATCCGAGTGTCTCCTTTTCATTACGTGCTTTGTGCAGCCACATCTCCAGCTGTCAAACTCCAGGAGGAAACACTCACATATCTGAATCAAG GTCAGTCCTATGAAATCCGTATGCTTAACAGGAAACTAGTGGAGTATACAGATATAAGCAGTAAACACATAAAG AGTATTGTGCGTGTAGTTTTCCATGACCGGCGGCTGCAGTACACAGAGCATCAGCAGCTGGagggatggaggtggaaccgtcCAGGAGACAGAATCTTGGATATAG ATATCCCATTGTCAGTGGGCATAATAGAGCCTCGAGCCCACCCACTGCAGCTCAACACCATAGAGTTTCTCTGGGATCCTGACAAAAATGCCTCCGTGTTCATTCAG GTAAACTGCATTAGCACTGAGTTCACTCCTAGAAAACATGGTGGAGAGAAGGGTGTCCCCTTCCGCATTCAGATAGACACCTTCGCAGTCGGCGAGCACGGAGAATACTCTGAACACATGCTCTCTGCCAGCTGCCAGGTCAAAGTCTTCAAG CCAAAAGGTGCAGACCGCAAGCTCAAGACTGACAGAGAGAAGATTGAGAAAAAGAGTCCTCAGGATAGAGACAAATATCAACCATCCTATAAAACGACAGTGCTGACTGAG TGCTCCCCTTGGCCTGAAGCCCCATCAGTCAGCAGAACAAGCAACACTCCATCTCCTGGTTATCACAGCGCTCACACTTCTTACAGCTTCCCAGAGGA AAACTGCTCTCCAGACCAGCAGGAGGAGCTACATTTGCCCAGCTGTTCTGAT CACTTGTTGCCATCGTCATCCATGCAGGATACGCAGCAGTGGCTCCATAGTAATAGGTTCTCCTCTTTCTGCAGGCTCTTCTCTGGCTTCTCAG GTTCTGATCTGCTTAAAATGAGTAGagaagatttgattcagatctgtGGTGCTGCTGACGGCATCCGTCTTTTCAATGCAATCAAAGGAAG GTGTATACAACCTCGTCTCACCGTCTATGTATCCCAGCTACAGAACAGGAACCAGCTGCACACCAAAACAGCTG TGTACCATGCTCTCTACCTAGAGGACCTAACTGTCCTTGAGCTCACTGAGAAGATAGCCAATCTATATAATGTTCCCTCACAGCAAATACTTTGCGTATACAGACAGGGGCCGACGGGGATCCACGTCTTGGTCTCAGATGAG atggtgCAGAATTTTACAGAAGAGTCTAGCTTCATTATCAGCACTATGAAAG ATGAATGTAATGATGGCTACCATGTTGTGCTGAAGTGA